A single genomic interval of Lathyrus oleraceus cultivar Zhongwan6 chromosome 7, CAAS_Psat_ZW6_1.0, whole genome shotgun sequence harbors:
- the LOC127105367 gene encoding deSI-like protein At4g17486 yields the protein MLLCGKASLNGTASGSVPVYLNVYDLTTFNGYAYWLGLGVYHSGVQVHGVEYAFGAHEHESTGIFEGDPKKCEGFRFRKTILIGKTDKEFNEVKELMEKLGGEYKGNAYNLITKNCNHFCNDACVKLTGNSIPSWVNRLARIGFVCNCVLPVTLNSTKVRHHHRIEDKQCEEEKQIKQALTSESNKVTVSNSTPSASSSPAASTSSGLRRGRSRTRRALPPPSPLIITSSSS from the exons ATGTTACTTTGTGGAAAAGCTTCACTAAACGGCACCGCTTCGGGATCGGTGCCGGTGTATCTTAACGTGTACGATCTGACAACATTCAACGGTTACGCTTACTGGCTTGGTCTCGGAGTTTACCATTCCGGCGTTCAAG TTCATGGTGTGGAGTATGCATTTGGGGCACATGAGCATGAATCAACGGGAATATTTGAAGGAGATCCAAAAAAGTGTGAAGGTTTTAGATTTAGAAAAACAATATTGATTGGAAAAACAGATAAAGAATTTAATGAAGTGAAGGAATTGATGGAAAAACTTGGTGGTGAATACAAAGGAAATGCTTACAATTTGATAACAAAAAATTGTAACCATTTTTGCAATGATGCTTGTGTTAAGCTCACTGGAAATTCTATACCTAGTTGGGTTAATCGTCTTGCTAGAATTG GTTTTGTATGCAATTGTGTTCTACCAGTAACATTGAATTCAACAAAAGTTAGACATCATCATAGAATAGAAGACAAACAATGTGAAGAAGAGAAACAAATTAAACAAGCATTAACAAGTGAATCAAACAAAGTTACTGTTTCAAATTCAACCCCTTCAGCATCATCTTCACCAGCAGCTTCTACTAGCTCTGGATTAAGAAGAGGAAGAAGTAGAACAAGAAGAGCTCTTCCTCCACCTTCACCTTTGATTATTACTTCCTCTTCATCTTAA
- the LOC127105368 gene encoding protein NRT1/ PTR FAMILY 5.10: protein MENSNQLFLEPEITLVDGAVDYTGQPAVRSKSGYWRSAWFIIGVEVTERVSYYGIQANLISYLTGPLKQTTAVAAKNVNVWSGTASLLPLLGAFVADSFLGRYRTIIIASFIYILGLSLLTLSATIPSLAKSKCQVDSKFILCSKNSQAILFFISLYLVAIGQGGHKPCVQAFGADQFDEQHPKEHRARSSFFNWWYFTMVAGATVAIAILAYIQDNYSWVLGFGIPCIVMTFGLLVFWLGTMTYRYNIKENETSPFLRIGRVFVAAARNWQTNLSSTIIEDECDGMLHCQSSKQFNFLNKALLTPKGSKEGNTCSLVEVEEAKAILRLVPIWATSLVYGIIFAQVSTFFTKQGNSMERTIFPGFHVPPASLQSINGVAIILFSPIYDRIFVPIARAITGKPSGITMLQRIGTGIFISIFTMVIAVFVEIKRLNIAQEYGLVEDPNATVPMSIWWLVPQYFLFGVSEVFTIVGLQEFFYDQVPNELRSMGLALYLSIVGVGSFLSSFLISMIENLSGKDGHESWFCDNINKAHFDYFYSLLAGLSVGGFILFVYFAKSYTYNHKVVITKTARC from the exons ATGGAGAATTCTAACCAGCTTTTCTTAGAACCTGAAATCACTCTTGTTGATGGTGCTGTTGACTACACTGGACAACCAGCTGTTAGATCCAAATCTGGTTATTGGAGATCTGCTTGGTTCATCATAG GTGTTGAAGTAACAGAAAGAGTGTCATATTATGGAATTCAGGCAAACTTGATATCATATCTAACAGGACCACTCAAACAGACCACTGCTGTAGCTGCTAAGAATGTAAATGTTTGGTCTGGAACAGCTTCTCTTCTTCCTCTCTTAGGTGCTTTCGTTGCTGACTCTTTCCTCGGACGCTACCGCACTATCATTATTGCTTCATTCATCTATATCTTG GGACTGAGTTTGTTAACATTATCAGCTACGATTCCTTCCCTCGCCAAATCGAAATGCCAAGTTGATAGTAAATTCATATTATGCTccaaaaattcacaagcaatcTTATTTTTCATCTCACTCTATCTAGTTGCTATTGGACAAGGTGGACATAAGCCTTGTGTTCAAGCTTTCGGCGCGGATCAGTTCGACGAACAACATCCTAAGGAGCACAGAGCCAGAAGCTCGTTCTTTAATTGGTGGTATTTTACTATGGTTGCAGGTGCTACGGTAGCAATTGCGATCCTGGCCTATATACAAGATAACTATAGTTGGGTTCTTGGATTTGGAATCCCTTGTATTGTAATGACCTTTGGTTTGCTTGTTTTCTGGCTTGGAACAATGACCTATAGGTATAACATTAAGGAAAACGAGACTAGCCCTTTTCTTAGAATCGGTCGCGTATTCGTTGCGGCTGCAAGAAATTGGCAAACTAACTTATCAAGCACGATTATTGAAGACGAATGTGACGGAATGCTTCACTGTCAAAGCTCTAAACAATTCAA CTTCCTCAACAAGGCATTGCTAACACCAAAGGGATCCAAAGAAGGTAATACTTGTAGCCTTGTTGAGGTGGAAGAAGCAAAGGCAATACTAAGATTGGTTCCAATTTGGGCTACATCTTTGGTTTATGGTATTATCTTTGCTCAGGTTTCTACGTTCTTCACCAAACAAGGGAATTCTATGGAAAGAACAATATTTCCCGGTTTCCATGTACCGCCCGCTTCACTTCAATCGATTAACGGTGTTGCCATTATTCTCTTCAGCCCTATCTACGACCGCATATTTGTACCAATAGCACGGGCTATCACCGGAAAACCCTCAGGCATCACAATGCTTCAAAGGATCGGAACTGGAATTTTTATATCCATATTCACAATGGTAATTGCAGTCTTTGTGGAAATTAAAAGACTAAACATAGCACAAGAGTATGGTCTAGTTGAAGATCCTAATGCAACTGTTCCAATGAGTATATGGTGGTTGGTTCCTCAATACTTTTTGTTTGGTGTTTCTGAGGTTTTCACTATAGTTGGTCTTCAAGAATTTTTCTATGATCAAGTTCCAAATGAACTAAGAAGCATGGGACTAGCACTATATTTGAGTATCGTTGGTGTTGGAAGTTTTCTAAGTAGCTTTCTCATTTCTATGATTGAAAATTTGAGTGGCAAAGATGGTCATGAAAGTTGGTTTTGTGACAATATCAACAAGGCACATTTTGATTACTTTTATTCGCTTCTTGCTGGATTAAGTGTGGGAGGGTTTATTTTGTTCGTTTACTTTGCAAAATCTTACACTTATAATCACAAAG TGGTTATTACAAAAACTGCAAGATGCTAA
- the LOC127105369 gene encoding uncharacterized protein LOC127105369, whose product MRRAASKKTGQSNSNPSVNSSASDLFRSASSKANSKELERIDSLFYSYANGSSGVIDPEGIEALCADMEVDHTDLRILMLAWKMKSEEQGYFTLDEWRRGLKALRADTVSKLKKALPDLEKEVRRQSNFSDFYSYAFQYCLTEEKQKSIDIESICELLTLVLGSTFPVQVSLFVEYLKNQNDYKVVNMDQWMGFFRFCNEISFPSLNDYDPELAWPLILDNFVEWLREKHT is encoded by the exons ATGCGACGCGCTGCATCCAAGAAAACGGGTCAATCCAATTCCAACCCCTCCGTCAATTCCTCCGCCTCGGATCTATTCCGCTCCG CTTCGAGTAAAGCTAACTCAAAGGAACTGGAGCGAATTGATAGTCTATTTTATTCGTATGCCAATGGATCTAGTGGGGTGATTGA CCCAGAAGGAATTGAAGCACTTTGTGCTGATATGGAGGTGGATCATACTGATTTGAGGATTTTGATGCTCGCGTG GAAAATGAAATCTGAGGAGCAAGGATATTTTACCTTG GATGAGTGGAGGAGAGGCTTAAAAGCACTAAGGGCTGATACAGTAAGTAAATTGAAAAAGGCACTTCCAGACCTAGAAAAGGAG GTCAGGAGGCAGTCAAATTTTTCAGATTTCTATTCATATGCTTTTCAATATTGTCTAACAG AGGAGAAACAGAAAAGCATTGATATAGAGAGCATATGTGAATTACTTACTCTTGTTTTGGGTTCAACATTTCCAGTTCAAGTCAGCTTATTTGTGGAATATTTGAAG AATCAAAATGATTACAAGGTCGTAAACATGGACCAATGGATGGGATTCTTCCGGTTTTGCAATGAG ATAAGTTTTCCGTCGCTTAATGACTATGATCCCGAACTTGCATGGCCCTTAATCCTGGATAATTTTGTTGAATGGTTGCGAGAAAAGCACACGTAA